A segment of the Bdellovibrio bacteriovorus genome:
TTTTGATTTTCTCGATATGACGGGCAGACACTTTACCGCCCACGATGGAAACGCCTTTTTTAAGCTTTTCCAGTTGGAATGGTTCAGGTTTTCCGTTCAGTTTCACAAGGTAAGTTTTGGTTACTTCAGCCTTTGGATGCATGACCTTGTTGGCGAAGTCACCATCGTTGGTCAAAAGCAGCATGCCTTCAGAGTCCCAGTCCAGACGACCTACCGGGAACACACGCACCGGCAGTTCGGTCAGGTATTCCGCCACTGTGGGACGGTCGTGTGGGTCATCCATGGTGGTCAGAACGCCGGTGGGTTTGTTCAGGATGGCGTAGATTTTCTGAGTCAGGGGTTTGCGCAGAGGCTTGCCGTCGACAAGAATACGGTCGCTTTGCGGATCAACTTTGATACCCAGCTCGTAAACGCGTTTACCGTTTACGGTCACAAGGCCCTCTTCGATCATGCGGTCTGCATGACGACGGGATGCCAGTCCACTGTCAGCAATTAGTTTATTAAGTCGAACTCTTTCAGAGGAGTTATTTTCAGACATTCTTCATCGGCCTCGGGTAATTGTTGAGTGATCAATATATCACCACTCAGGCCGGAAGAGGAGATATTCTTACGGTTGTACTCGGCGATGGCATGGCGGAGGTCGCGAGCCAGCAGAGTCATGAGTTTATCTCCCAAAAAGACGTTGTCCACGGCGGTTTCCGCCTTGCTCAGAACGATGGAGGACCATTTTAGGGCCTCAGAATCACCTTGTTGG
Coding sequences within it:
- a CDS encoding pseudouridine synthase, translating into MSENNSSERVRLNKLIADSGLASRRHADRMIEEGLVTVNGKRVYELGIKVDPQSDRILVDGKPLRKPLTQKIYAILNKPTGVLTTMDDPHDRPTVAEYLTELPVRVFPVGRLDWDSEGMLLLTNDGDFANKVMHPKAEVTKTYLVKLNGKPEPFQLEKLKKGVSIVGGKVSARHIEKIKKTGDNKSEKYEWYKIVITEGKNRQIRQMFAKIGFDVMRLQRVAIGRLRMGAVKTGELVYLNDAAVQRVFLADDPEEIKTKRTYKGRATSEKKTAKPASKVKTTKKPSKYKNGKKV